The Sulfurimonas sp. HSL-1716 sequence TATCTGTTTCAAGTGCAGTTTTGTCCTCTTTGGACAGAGTAGCGCTTACAAGTGCAGCAACTTTGTTTTGCGTCTGCATAATATTTTTGCGAACTCGTTCAAGGAGGGCGATATCCTCTTTTTTCTGCATAAAAAGCTTGTTATAATCCAGCTTGTTCAATCTGTCTTTGATCTTGATCTGCAGGGTAGACAGCTGTTCTTTTTGCTCCGGTGTTAAAGTTTTACAGTGCATGCCTAGCGTTATTGCTTTTATCTGCCGGTTGTATTCCATAAGCTCAGGAAGGAGATAAACTACATTGTCCATCAAAACATAAGAGCTTAGATAGGGATCCAAAATAAGCTTGTAACGAAAAGCGATATTATTTGAAAAGAGCATAAAATCGTTTATCATATGAGTAAAGTATTCATCTCCTTTATCAGTGAGCGGGGTGTTTTTTGTTTTTTTCACATATTGCAGCAATTCGCTTTTTAAGGAAATATCTTTTTGAAGGATCAGTAAAATATTTTCCAGTGAAGTCAGATCTTTGGAAATATTTTCTTTTAAAGTTTCTATTGATTTTTCATTTGGATCTTTTATGCAGCTCAGATCTCTTAATGCTTGGATATCAAAAACGGTTTTTTCTATTCGTGATATGACCTTTAATCCTCTTATCTCGTAAGAGACGAAGTCCACATCATCTTGTACATGCAAAAATGCATAAGAAGAGATGATCAGGATACCTAAAACAGGCACTAACGTTATGAAAATAAAAAAGTACAGAGTTCTTCTCTTTTTCTCTTTGTTCAAGTTCTTCATAACTATCGCTTCTCTTTATCAGGTGTAGTAAAACTGAGTTATTCTTAATAAATCTTATCACAAAATACTTAATTAATATTTTGTTGATTTAAAATAATGCAACAAGTTCACTTATATTGTTGTTTTTTATGATATCATAGTGCCGATTTCATTGAAGGATGTTGTTATGCAAGAGTATATTCTCAAAAGTGATGATTTTTTAGTCTCACAAACGGATGAAAAAGGTATTATCCTTTTTGCAAACGATGATTTTTGCAAAATAGCAGGATACGGTATAGATGAGCTAGTCGGCAAGAATCATAACATAGTAAGACATCCTGATATGCCAAAAGCGGCATTCAAAGGTCTTTGGGACACGGTAAAGACCGGAAGAGTCTGGCATGGCTATGTGAAAAACAAGACTAAAACCGGCGGGCATTATTGGGTTTATGCGACGGTGTACCCGATGTATGACGAGATAAGAAAAGCCAAGACCTATCTCTCTTGCAGAAGAAAGCCGTCTGAAAAA is a genomic window containing:
- a CDS encoding GGDEF domain-containing protein produces the protein MKNLNKEKKRRTLYFFIFITLVPVLGILIISSYAFLHVQDDVDFVSYEIRGLKVISRIEKTVFDIQALRDLSCIKDPNEKSIETLKENISKDLTSLENILLILQKDISLKSELLQYVKKTKNTPLTDKGDEYFTHMINDFMLFSNNIAFRYKLILDPYLSSYVLMDNVVYLLPELMEYNRQIKAITLGMHCKTLTPEQKEQLSTLQIKIKDRLNKLDYNKLFMQKKEDIALLERVRKNIMQTQNKVAALVSATLSKEDKTALETDNIFTLMTNDLDSIRTLYDSNLQLLHSNLEKKLKKNRKLSVIILCVGLLSILFIIYINRVFYNKNREYIDIIEELTITDALTSLYNRRHFDDIFNNFLKIQLRAKQTPVFIILDIDYFKQYNDTYGHQAGDMAIKTVARHLKRSLKRAGDMAFRLGGEEFGILYTEENRSKAFSFADTIRKKIESEKIEHSKNNASRYLTVSMGIIIIEEEFADNIRNIYRCADEALYKAKADGRNRAVIYNTLSSPAV
- a CDS encoding PAS domain-containing protein — encoded protein: MQEYILKSDDFLVSQTDEKGIILFANDDFCKIAGYGIDELVGKNHNIVRHPDMPKAAFKGLWDTVKTGRVWHGYVKNKTKTGGHYWVYATVYPMYDEIRKAKTYLSCRRKPSEKEIQDAQNLYKTLQ